From the Priestia aryabhattai genome, one window contains:
- a CDS encoding xanthine dehydrogenase family protein molybdopterin-binding subunit, with amino-acid sequence MEIIGKSVIRKDALEKVTGTARYTNDYSFKGSLHAKIVVSPYAHARIQAIDVQAAIATPGVHAVVTGEHLPLTGEGVRDRRPLAFEKVRYHGEAVALVVAETPALAERAASSVHIQYKPLPVVHSPSAAVEPDSPLVHENMHIYKHDETVYPEPGTNVANRVKIRKGNMEEGWRKSELVVEETFSLSPSDHAAMETRSAAAEILPNGLVKIITSSQAPFMVKKLISEYFEIEAGKVIVETPLVGGGYGGKAAVQLELLAYLASKAVGGRLVKILNTREEDMLTSPVHIGLDAKIKLGCSKEGFLQAAEILYLFDSGAYADKGTDLSKAAAADCTGPYRLEHIFCDSLCVYTNHPYASPFRGFSHSELLFAFERTMDILAKKAGIDPLEFREKNAILPGDTTPTQVRLTSSSVGNLPECIRRLKQLMKWEEGQRMVHKNGLISAKGISCVWKTSTIETDAGSGVILTFNPDGSVNLMSGVIELGTGTKTVLAQILAEKLQMRVERIHVRMEVDTQTTPEHWKTVASRGTFMAGRAVLAAAEDVINQLKKIASRIFRASEEDIEIKNEKVFLRDEPETSLDFKEIVYGYKYPNGNAIGGQIIGRGHYILRGMTSLDKETGAGRPGPEWTVAAEGVEVEYNPRTYRYRIVKAISVIDIGTVLNEKMAKGQVMGAMSMGLSFAGRETFWFDSNGRILNPQLRKYRPLRYGEHPEYLVDFVHTPQLDAAYGARGVGEHGLLGMPASLGNSLTVAAETELNQLPLIPELIWRMKEGNADDFI; translated from the coding sequence GTGGAGATCATTGGGAAAAGCGTTATTCGAAAAGATGCGTTGGAAAAAGTGACGGGTACAGCTCGATATACAAATGATTACAGTTTTAAAGGTTCCTTGCATGCCAAAATAGTAGTCAGTCCTTATGCTCATGCAAGGATTCAAGCAATAGACGTTCAAGCGGCGATTGCTACTCCCGGTGTTCACGCAGTTGTGACGGGTGAGCATTTGCCGTTAACTGGGGAAGGAGTTCGTGACCGGCGACCGCTTGCATTTGAAAAAGTGCGGTATCACGGAGAAGCCGTAGCGCTTGTAGTAGCAGAAACTCCTGCACTCGCTGAGCGTGCGGCGAGTTCTGTTCATATTCAATATAAGCCGTTACCTGTCGTTCATTCTCCTAGCGCGGCAGTTGAGCCTGATTCTCCTTTAGTGCATGAAAATATGCACATCTACAAGCATGATGAAACGGTGTATCCAGAGCCAGGGACCAACGTAGCTAACAGAGTTAAAATACGAAAAGGCAATATGGAAGAAGGATGGCGGAAAAGTGAGCTAGTAGTGGAAGAAACGTTTTCTCTATCTCCTTCTGATCACGCGGCAATGGAAACAAGAAGTGCTGCTGCTGAAATCCTTCCGAATGGATTAGTTAAAATTATCACTTCTTCTCAAGCTCCTTTTATGGTGAAAAAATTAATCAGTGAGTACTTTGAAATTGAAGCCGGAAAAGTGATTGTTGAAACACCGCTAGTAGGAGGAGGATATGGAGGAAAAGCGGCTGTCCAGCTAGAGCTGCTTGCTTATCTAGCTTCAAAGGCTGTTGGTGGAAGACTGGTTAAAATATTGAACACAAGAGAAGAAGATATGCTCACTTCGCCTGTTCACATCGGTCTAGACGCTAAAATTAAATTAGGTTGTTCTAAAGAGGGATTCTTGCAGGCTGCTGAAATTCTTTATTTGTTTGACAGCGGTGCTTATGCGGATAAAGGAACGGACTTAAGTAAAGCAGCAGCAGCTGACTGTACGGGACCTTATCGTCTTGAACATATTTTCTGTGATTCATTATGTGTATATACAAATCACCCTTACGCTTCCCCTTTTCGAGGATTCAGCCACTCTGAACTATTATTTGCATTTGAGCGCACGATGGACATCCTTGCTAAAAAAGCAGGTATAGATCCTTTGGAGTTTAGAGAAAAAAACGCTATTTTGCCGGGCGATACTACGCCTACACAAGTGCGTTTAACTTCTAGCAGCGTTGGTAACTTACCAGAATGTATTCGTCGCTTGAAGCAGCTAATGAAATGGGAAGAAGGACAGAGAATGGTTCATAAAAACGGCCTTATTTCTGCCAAAGGCATTAGCTGTGTCTGGAAAACTTCGACTATTGAAACGGACGCTGGTTCAGGTGTTATTCTAACATTCAATCCGGATGGAAGCGTGAATTTAATGTCTGGCGTTATTGAATTAGGCACGGGGACGAAAACAGTGCTCGCGCAAATCTTGGCTGAAAAATTGCAAATGCGCGTGGAACGTATTCATGTACGAATGGAAGTAGATACTCAAACGACTCCTGAACATTGGAAAACGGTGGCTAGCAGAGGAACATTTATGGCAGGAAGAGCGGTTTTAGCAGCCGCTGAAGATGTGATTAACCAATTAAAAAAGATAGCTTCTCGTATATTTCGAGCTTCTGAGGAAGATATCGAAATAAAAAATGAAAAAGTTTTTTTACGGGATGAGCCTGAGACCTCCTTGGACTTTAAAGAAATTGTGTATGGCTATAAATATCCGAACGGAAATGCAATTGGAGGGCAAATCATAGGGAGGGGCCACTATATTTTAAGAGGGATGACCTCCTTGGATAAAGAAACAGGAGCTGGGCGTCCCGGTCCTGAATGGACAGTAGCAGCTGAAGGAGTTGAAGTTGAATATAACCCTAGAACGTATAGATATCGTATTGTAAAAGCTATCTCTGTTATTGACATAGGAACCGTGTTAAACGAGAAAATGGCAAAAGGGCAAGTTATGGGTGCTATGAGTATGGGACTATCGTTTGCAGGTAGAGAAACATTTTGGTTTGATTCAAATGGCCGCATTTTAAACCCTCAGCTTCGGAAATATCGTCCTCTTCGCTACGGAGAGCATCCGGAGTACCTAGTAGATTTTGTCCATACGCCTCAATTAGATGCGGCGTACGGAGCTAGAGGAGTCGGAGAACACGGGCTGCTTGGTATGCCGGCTTCTTTAGGAAACAGCTTAACGGTGGCAGCAGAAACAGAATTAAATCAACTTCCGCTTATTCCAGAATTGATTTGGAGAATGAAAGAAGGGAATGCTGATGATTTCATTTGA
- a CDS encoding FAD binding domain-containing protein, producing the protein MISFDFEYHKPATVSEAVALFQELENQGKQPRYYAGGTEILTLGRLNLFVTHAVIDIKNIPEFHKAEANEHWMIFGAGVTLTELEEKNLFPLLSKSASEVADHTARNKITLGGNICGHIFYREAVLPLLLADSQLAVAGPGGINLYSIHDLFHRRLQLKKGELLVQMFAETKYADLPYMSIKERQQWDTGYPLVTIAALKIEGNIRVAFSGVCSFPFRSAEIEEVLNHKETPLEARIQTALEYIPAPILSDGEGSDRYRKFVIKNLLFDIFAELGGT; encoded by the coding sequence ATGATTTCATTTGACTTTGAATATCACAAACCTGCCACCGTTTCGGAAGCAGTGGCCTTATTTCAAGAGTTAGAGAATCAAGGCAAACAGCCGCGTTATTATGCTGGAGGCACTGAAATTCTGACGTTAGGCAGATTGAATTTATTTGTTACCCATGCTGTCATTGATATAAAAAATATACCCGAATTTCACAAAGCAGAAGCTAATGAACATTGGATGATTTTTGGTGCAGGGGTAACGTTGACTGAACTGGAAGAGAAAAATTTGTTTCCTTTATTAAGTAAGTCTGCTAGCGAAGTGGCTGATCACACGGCTCGAAATAAAATAACGCTAGGAGGAAATATTTGTGGGCATATCTTTTATCGAGAGGCCGTATTGCCGCTGCTTTTAGCAGATAGTCAACTCGCAGTGGCAGGTCCTGGTGGAATAAACCTCTATTCGATTCACGATCTTTTCCACCGGCGTTTGCAGTTGAAAAAAGGAGAGCTGCTTGTTCAGATGTTTGCTGAAACAAAGTATGCTGACCTGCCATATATGAGTATAAAAGAGCGCCAGCAGTGGGATACAGGATATCCATTAGTTACAATAGCAGCTTTAAAAATAGAAGGAAACATTCGAGTAGCTTTCAGCGGAGTATGTTCGTTTCCTTTTCGCTCAGCTGAAATAGAAGAAGTGCTAAATCATAAAGAAACGCCATTGGAAGCTCGAATTCAAACTGCTCTTGAATATATACCCGCTCCGATTTTAAGCGATGGAGAAGGATCGGATCGATATCGCAAATTTGTGATTAAAAATTTATTGTTTGATATTTTTGCAGAGCTGGGAGGAACGTAA
- a CDS encoding (2Fe-2S)-binding protein, giving the protein MLRDERYRITIKLKVNGEEKMIDIRTADTLLYVLREKLGLTGAKPGCLNGDCGACTVGINQRPMKSCLMLAAEAEEKEIMTIEGLKSSPMQKAFIEHFAFQCGYCTSGFIMNAHLLSKHHPSGSDDIIKEWLASNICRCTGYKEIEDAVKSVLHFSERE; this is encoded by the coding sequence GTGCTAAGAGATGAACGGTATAGAATAACAATTAAGCTAAAGGTTAATGGTGAAGAAAAAATGATTGATATCCGAACAGCAGATACATTGCTTTACGTATTAAGAGAAAAGCTGGGCCTTACCGGAGCAAAACCAGGCTGTTTAAACGGAGACTGCGGAGCTTGTACAGTAGGGATAAATCAACGGCCAATGAAATCATGCCTCATGTTAGCGGCAGAAGCAGAAGAGAAAGAAATAATGACTATAGAAGGACTGAAGAGTTCACCTATGCAAAAAGCTTTTATTGAACACTTTGCTTTTCAGTGCGGTTATTGCACATCGGGTTTTATTATGAATGCTCATTTGCTTTCCAAACACCATCCTTCAGGCAGTGACGATATTATAAAGGAGTGGTTAGCTTCCAATATATGCAGATGTACAGGGTATAAAGAAATTGAAGACGCAGTAAAATCTGTTTTACACTTTTCGGAGCGCGAGTGA
- a CDS encoding MrcB family domain-containing protein, producing the protein MSLRERLLYVAEHYKQMGGDVLVKHEIENMLTRRLPISLYRLEHINREEMRISGHHAETFPYVTLANKNIESDVMVAYLFSEDGQRIYLVMMKRDPEEGTDLKDIRFFTPEHARVLKDNHIVIGTSMEAKSFEDRVALYLPYNIADLPSNDQLQNDLHLLLSMHEQYIKTYGMSKEMIGDKDAIAHIHEYIRKSGFTYEPQDIANAYFALKTKPFIVLSGMSGTGKTKLAQLLADSIGATIENGRQVLIPVRPDWHDSSDLLGYIDLRGDFRRGSFLSIMQQAIQHPAYTYVAILDEMNLARVEHYFSDILSVMESRSWSKGKIKTAPLFPGHKMFRDIYLPSNLLIIGTINMDETTHGFSQKLLDRTNTIELNKIQLDSFDFSDDRDPSQHSIQNVQIQSQYVHLKDAYVEHAELIHEVTNELLTVNEMLTEVDLQIGYRVRDEICFYLIYAVKSGMFTFDQAFDFQILQKVLPRISGSDAYTFDLLKNLYYYCTNTLLDDEFETAVVNADGMRFPKSARKIMEMMRRFEVYGYTSFWINTVR; encoded by the coding sequence ATGAGTTTGCGCGAGCGGCTGCTGTATGTAGCGGAACATTATAAACAAATGGGTGGAGACGTACTTGTAAAACACGAAATAGAAAATATGCTTACACGCAGGCTTCCGATTTCTCTTTATCGATTGGAGCATATAAATCGAGAAGAAATGCGTATATCGGGACACCACGCTGAAACATTTCCTTACGTGACCCTTGCCAATAAGAATATAGAGAGTGATGTGATGGTAGCGTATTTATTCAGTGAAGACGGTCAGCGCATTTACTTAGTCATGATGAAAAGAGACCCAGAAGAAGGAACTGATCTGAAAGACATTCGCTTTTTTACTCCTGAACATGCCCGCGTATTGAAAGATAATCATATTGTCATTGGTACAAGCATGGAAGCAAAAAGCTTTGAGGATAGAGTAGCTCTTTACCTTCCTTACAATATAGCAGACTTACCTAGCAATGATCAGCTTCAAAATGACTTGCATTTACTGCTGAGTATGCATGAACAGTATATAAAAACATACGGAATGAGCAAAGAGATGATTGGGGACAAAGACGCCATCGCCCATATTCATGAGTATATTAGGAAATCTGGATTTACATATGAACCACAAGATATAGCCAACGCCTACTTTGCTTTAAAGACCAAACCTTTTATTGTTTTATCAGGAATGAGCGGGACAGGAAAAACAAAGCTTGCTCAGCTCTTAGCAGATAGTATCGGTGCTACGATTGAAAATGGAAGACAAGTGCTCATTCCGGTTCGGCCCGATTGGCACGATAGTTCAGATTTATTAGGATATATTGATTTAAGAGGAGATTTTCGCAGAGGATCGTTTCTGTCAATTATGCAGCAAGCCATTCAGCATCCAGCTTACACATATGTTGCCATATTGGATGAAATGAACTTAGCTCGAGTTGAACATTATTTTAGCGATATCTTAAGCGTGATGGAAAGCAGGAGCTGGTCAAAAGGGAAAATCAAAACGGCTCCGTTATTTCCTGGACATAAGATGTTCCGAGATATTTATTTGCCATCTAACCTTCTCATTATCGGTACCATTAATATGGATGAAACAACCCATGGGTTTAGTCAAAAGTTATTAGATCGTACCAACACCATTGAGTTAAATAAGATTCAACTAGATTCTTTTGATTTTTCAGATGATAGAGATCCATCGCAGCACAGCATTCAAAATGTACAAATTCAAAGTCAATATGTTCACTTAAAAGATGCGTATGTTGAGCATGCTGAGCTTATTCACGAAGTAACAAATGAACTACTAACCGTCAACGAGATGCTTACAGAAGTAGATTTGCAAATAGGTTATCGCGTACGCGATGAAATATGCTTTTATTTAATTTACGCAGTGAAAAGCGGGATGTTTACATTTGATCAGGCGTTTGATTTTCAGATTTTGCAAAAAGTTTTGCCTCGTATTTCAGGAAGCGATGCTTACACATTTGACTTATTAAAAAACCTTTATTATTACTGTACAAATACACTGCTAGATGATGAATTTGAGACAGCTGTCGTCAATGCAGATGGGATGAGATTTCCTAAAAGCGCACGCAAAATAATGGAGATGATGAGACGTTTTGAAGTATACGGATACACGTCATTTTGGATTAATACCGTACGTTGA
- a CDS encoding DUF2357 domain-containing protein, with protein MKYTDTRHFGLIPYVEIETNTCTVVIKGKNKKRIKPAEEVMFFSCTGKGITHVKVLNQTKGMMTSKPPLEPLFFENETYQITVVSKNDTRLFVNHDSKAVEQSFQTVGFPYILTGNISFQNEVGYSTFHVYSEREKELSFTLEIFPSKMSYKTDYVHMVDEVNGYIHDLAYDMLRKTYIEAKTVWSKQATWTEFYHVLSHYMKPFLHSVRQIENQPFQSVKVEHELMRGDQIKKQDSRAISFVRTHPTYLASSSRGIKINRNIKVVPTKAIGTRHVSTYDNVENQSVKWMMTKLYHKLTTLIDKLIEDRYVKKEAVSALETNHTELKRLLNNVFWQRVKTLQVSTLPSTLRTAPRYREASRYFMFLTRGLALNGEFYHLSLKDIATLYEYWTYVSLLKKLQTYGKRIEQNIMTTTEQGLNVRMQASYHRFQVGKAEVTLWYQKAYHHTHTVIQKPDLLLKVKQGEKKSVYLFDAKYRIKPNHDTPSPREEDINTMHRYRDAIVEENGTKPVQTAIVLFPGKVEGYKQHHFYKSIERVGVGALPFLPGEEGLVEEFIETICTEEPNFFSAE; from the coding sequence TTGAAGTATACGGATACACGTCATTTTGGATTAATACCGTACGTTGAAATTGAAACCAACACGTGTACGGTGGTTATAAAAGGGAAAAATAAGAAAAGAATAAAACCTGCAGAAGAAGTGATGTTTTTTTCTTGTACGGGAAAAGGAATTACACATGTAAAAGTATTAAATCAAACAAAAGGTATGATGACTTCAAAACCGCCGCTTGAGCCTTTATTTTTTGAAAATGAAACCTATCAAATTACAGTTGTTTCTAAAAATGACACAAGGCTGTTTGTTAACCACGATTCAAAAGCAGTTGAACAAAGTTTTCAAACCGTAGGATTTCCCTACATTTTGACGGGAAATATAAGCTTTCAAAATGAAGTAGGGTATTCGACGTTTCACGTCTACAGTGAAAGAGAAAAAGAGCTGTCCTTTACTCTTGAAATTTTCCCATCAAAAATGAGCTACAAGACAGATTATGTACACATGGTTGATGAAGTGAACGGATACATTCATGATTTGGCATACGATATGCTTCGTAAAACGTATATTGAAGCAAAAACGGTTTGGTCTAAACAAGCAACATGGACGGAATTTTATCATGTGCTCTCTCACTATATGAAACCCTTTCTTCATTCTGTGCGTCAGATTGAGAATCAGCCGTTTCAATCGGTAAAAGTTGAACATGAGCTCATGAGAGGAGATCAAATAAAAAAACAAGATAGCCGTGCTATATCATTTGTCCGAACACACCCTACCTATCTCGCATCTTCAAGCAGGGGGATTAAAATTAATCGAAATATAAAAGTAGTACCCACAAAAGCGATTGGCACAAGGCATGTATCTACCTATGATAATGTGGAAAATCAAAGTGTTAAATGGATGATGACGAAGTTGTACCATAAGCTAACTACACTAATTGACAAATTAATAGAAGATAGATATGTAAAAAAAGAAGCGGTGTCGGCTCTAGAAACCAATCATACCGAATTAAAAAGGCTGTTAAATAATGTGTTTTGGCAACGGGTGAAGACCCTACAAGTTTCAACTCTTCCTTCTACACTACGGACGGCACCTCGCTACCGAGAAGCAAGCAGATACTTTATGTTCTTAACGCGAGGATTGGCTCTTAACGGAGAGTTTTACCACCTTTCATTAAAAGACATCGCAACTCTCTACGAATACTGGACCTATGTTAGTCTTTTAAAGAAGTTGCAAACTTACGGCAAACGGATAGAACAAAACATCATGACAACCACTGAACAAGGGTTGAACGTCAGGATGCAGGCGTCTTATCATCGTTTTCAGGTGGGGAAAGCAGAAGTGACGCTATGGTATCAGAAAGCATACCATCATACTCATACCGTTATTCAAAAGCCGGACTTGCTGCTTAAAGTAAAGCAAGGGGAGAAAAAAAGTGTATATCTTTTTGACGCTAAGTATCGTATCAAACCAAATCACGATACGCCCTCTCCGAGAGAAGAAGATATTAATACAATGCATCGTTACCGAGACGCTATTGTAGAGGAAAATGGAACAAAACCAGTACAAACAGCGATTGTGCTGTTTCCAGGGAAAGTAGAAGGCTATAAGCAGCATCATTTTTATAAAAGTATTGAACGTGTTGGAGTTGGTGCGCTGCCTTTTTTGCCGGGAGAAGAAGGGCTAGTAGAAGAATTTATTGAAACTATTTGCACGGAAGAACCAAATTTTTTTAGCGCTGAGTAG
- the ku gene encoding non-homologous end joining protein Ku, which produces MLHTAWKGKISFGLIDIPIKLHGAIEEKDVKLRTLHSVCHTPIHQEKHCQTCGREVESNELVKGYETATGQFVVLSQQEIDTVKEPFAANKAVELLHFVSLVDIDPLFFDKPYYISPGETSLKAYYTLLNALEITNKVGIANVFLYSKQQIAIIRSFRGSLVLHTMHFEEELRSVTDVPNLSSTSSINESDTQVTVELIDKLSTSFNPSIYKNNYRDALQNVIQQKINQGEVTKGSGSKERDIRHLMEMLKVSIDPSTLQPTKSTAEKKTSSLKKKA; this is translated from the coding sequence ATGCTTCATACTGCTTGGAAAGGTAAAATCAGCTTTGGATTAATTGATATCCCTATTAAACTTCACGGAGCAATCGAAGAAAAAGATGTAAAGCTGCGCACGCTACACTCCGTTTGCCATACACCTATTCATCAAGAAAAACATTGCCAAACGTGTGGACGAGAAGTAGAATCCAATGAACTGGTTAAAGGATACGAAACAGCGACTGGTCAGTTTGTTGTACTTTCGCAACAGGAAATTGACACAGTCAAAGAGCCCTTTGCAGCAAACAAAGCTGTTGAATTGTTACACTTTGTTTCGTTAGTTGACATTGATCCCCTGTTTTTTGATAAGCCTTATTATATCTCTCCTGGAGAAACGAGCCTAAAAGCTTATTATACTTTATTAAATGCGCTTGAAATAACGAATAAAGTCGGTATTGCCAATGTATTTTTATATTCCAAACAGCAGATAGCGATTATTCGCTCCTTTCGCGGCTCTCTTGTTCTTCACACGATGCATTTTGAAGAAGAGCTTCGTTCAGTCACAGATGTGCCTAACTTATCTAGTACTTCTTCCATTAATGAAAGTGATACACAAGTGACGGTGGAATTAATTGATAAGCTATCTACTTCTTTTAATCCATCTATTTACAAAAATAACTACCGCGACGCCTTACAAAACGTCATTCAACAAAAAATAAATCAAGGCGAAGTTACAAAAGGCAGCGGAAGCAAAGAGCGAGATATTCGACATTTAATGGAAATGTTAAAAGTGAGCATAGACCCTTCTACTTTACAACCGACAAAATCAACAGCAGAGAAAAAAACTTCATCCTTAAAAAAGAAAGCATAA
- a CDS encoding Hsp20/alpha crystallin family protein produces MKNKRLPADQMFVKGFQELLEVMLSNPFMSYLDYDSVRIDLFETEQSFIVEAELLGYHPKDIIVQIHADHLQLTAKKYCIREFHDEKQGTLAREQMEESVERTIDFPFPLINKKITATFSNEILEITISKYETNESNQQIVPIDFQ; encoded by the coding sequence ATGAAAAACAAGCGTCTGCCAGCAGACCAAATGTTTGTAAAAGGCTTTCAAGAGTTGTTAGAAGTCATGCTTTCAAATCCCTTTATGAGTTATTTAGATTATGATTCCGTTCGTATCGATTTATTTGAAACGGAACAATCATTTATTGTCGAAGCTGAATTGTTAGGGTATCACCCTAAGGATATTATCGTTCAGATACATGCTGACCACTTACAGCTAACAGCCAAAAAATACTGCATTAGAGAATTTCATGATGAAAAGCAAGGAACGCTTGCCAGAGAACAAATGGAAGAAAGCGTTGAACGTACAATCGACTTTCCATTTCCATTGATAAATAAAAAGATTACCGCTACATTTAGTAACGAAATCCTTGAAATTACGATTTCTAAATATGAGACAAATGAATCTAACCAGCAAATAGTCCCTATTGATTTCCAATAA
- a CDS encoding small acid-soluble spore protein P has protein sequence MNKNSSKDIRRNAPKSNSGQPEPLSGSHKVKNRKHSRQKHNSGHDM, from the coding sequence ATGAACAAAAACAGTAGCAAAGACATCCGAAGAAATGCACCAAAAAGCAATTCTGGACAGCCCGAACCGCTAAGCGGATCTCATAAAGTAAAAAACCGTAAGCATTCTCGCCAAAAACACAATAGCGGACATGATATGTAA
- the sspO gene encoding small acid-soluble spore protein O — MAKRKSNHVIPGANTASAQGKGAGYNEEFSNEPLTEQQKQNNKKRKKNQ, encoded by the coding sequence ATGGCTAAACGCAAGTCAAACCACGTCATTCCTGGAGCTAACACGGCTAGCGCTCAAGGAAAAGGAGCGGGTTATAACGAAGAATTTTCAAATGAACCATTAACGGAACAACAGAAACAAAATAATAAAAAACGCAAAAAAAATCAATAA